From Lawsonia intracellularis PHE/MN1-00, the proteins below share one genomic window:
- the glgP gene encoding alpha-glucan family phosphorylase: MQQAVEQTTLFEVSWEVCNKVGGIYTVVTTKVPQAIKTFGDNYYLIGPNLGNNADFQETDEPCWETLSQSLAIRSLHCRFGRWNIPGNPKVILVNFKDRYNQNQLLYEFWNRYGVDSMTGGWDYIEPVMFGSACGEVINIAVKTLVEPVGGTAVAHFHEWMCGSGLLTIKQLAPDVGTVFTTHATILGRSMAGAGIDIYENLSQINPQREAAAYNITAKQSMESITAREADYFTTVSEITADEAEAFLGRRPDIITPNGLDLHIIADFSKDTSLTTTARQSILSRASQFIGQQLPNDTRIMIISGRYEFHNKGFDVFLDALGNVEQALRNSNKYVLALCTAIGGHTGVTKYALENHLESNMITPPMPLRIVTHHVYNIEQDPIITKCLRLGLTNHEEDHVKIIFVPALLNGQDGFFNMQYEQVLPGCDLGVFPSWYEPWGYTPQESAAHAVPTVTTDLSGFGMWVRKLQENNHVTDGISVIHRLHMPYDDTVNALQSVILEYATCSSEKLMQHRIAVRKVSEECSWEKFFPYYIQSYHSALAKANERISIHEPQKQTNTLVITGVSKTPNLRMLTAINQLPQKLGRLREVVNNVWWTWQPEAETIFTLLSKELWKQSGHNPLKMLEDICPAALMAAEKNTEIQECYNELITKFDEYMKNKPHTTDPSISSYHPIAYFSTEYGLHESIPLYSGGLGILSGDHLKAASDLNIPMVAIGLLYKNGYFQQRIDAQGNQIAMYPENNFSLLPISLVKTLQGDPVRIELDLFPGRQLFAQVWKMQVGHVPLYLLDTDIPQNILDDRRITARLYESDRDCRIRQEILLGMGGVRLLNLLKIMPSIYHMNEGHSAFMILERIRNLMLWFNLPFNTAQECVRGNTVFTTHTPVDAGNERFDPSLMEKYFSDYAKSVNLTWNDFMSLGRFSTNDRNMFEMTLLAIRNANKVNGVSRLHSQVSKHMWANNWKGLPVPEIPIGYVTNGVHIASYVGEHTRKLLKKYVHELWDSLPTSHEAWKNVAQIPDEELWKARLEQKQPLLNVIKHLAMSSNLSYKIFAEEQQSIIQQLSEDVLIIGFARRFAPYKRANLILANPDRLHHILNNPQKPTILVFAGKAHPADQQGIDLIKQVINYTKDPRFYGKIFFIENYNLAIAKILLQGCDVWLNTPRRPYEACGTSGQKVGANGGLNLSIADGWWCEGYNSHNGWTIGKEIVDILPESEQCDYSDAESLYSLLEESVLPLYFKKDTNSFSPSWIAMVKNAMQTLIPEFNAERMLHQYLDDYYLPLAKNQVTFRGDNFAIPKQITKWKQGLEQRFATIKIRNVQIEGLTEDTVLYGEPLTITVTLSPESMKVDELLVQLVIGPGKDNTFTEMPDVLTLMVSQQSGKEVTFSGVYNIKYNGPNVYGIRILPTMPGLLSPYETGLILWV; encoded by the coding sequence TCTATGACAGGAGGCTGGGACTATATTGAACCAGTTATGTTTGGTTCAGCTTGTGGCGAAGTTATTAATATAGCAGTCAAAACACTTGTAGAACCTGTTGGTGGAACAGCTGTTGCTCATTTTCATGAATGGATGTGTGGTAGTGGATTACTCACTATTAAACAACTTGCTCCAGATGTAGGAACAGTTTTTACCACACATGCAACTATTCTTGGACGATCAATGGCTGGTGCAGGCATTGATATTTATGAAAATCTCTCACAAATAAATCCACAAAGAGAAGCTGCTGCTTATAATATAACTGCTAAACAATCCATGGAATCTATTACTGCTCGTGAGGCAGATTACTTCACAACAGTTAGTGAAATTACAGCTGATGAAGCAGAAGCTTTTCTTGGACGTCGTCCTGATATTATTACACCCAATGGATTAGATTTACACATCATAGCTGACTTTAGTAAGGACACTTCTCTTACTACAACAGCAAGACAATCCATCCTTAGTCGAGCTTCTCAATTTATTGGTCAACAACTTCCTAATGATACACGTATTATGATTATTTCTGGTCGATACGAGTTTCATAATAAAGGATTTGATGTCTTTCTTGATGCACTAGGAAATGTCGAACAAGCATTAAGAAACTCAAATAAATATGTTCTTGCATTATGTACAGCTATTGGAGGACATACTGGTGTCACAAAGTATGCCCTAGAGAATCATCTTGAATCAAATATGATTACTCCTCCTATGCCACTCCGTATTGTAACTCATCATGTTTATAATATAGAGCAAGATCCTATTATTACAAAATGTTTGAGATTAGGACTCACAAATCATGAAGAAGACCATGTAAAAATTATATTTGTACCTGCGCTTCTTAATGGTCAAGACGGTTTCTTTAATATGCAATATGAACAAGTACTGCCAGGATGTGACCTTGGGGTATTCCCATCATGGTATGAACCATGGGGATATACACCTCAAGAAAGTGCTGCTCATGCCGTTCCTACAGTTACAACTGATCTTTCAGGTTTTGGAATGTGGGTACGTAAACTCCAAGAAAATAACCATGTTACAGATGGTATTTCTGTCATACATCGGCTGCATATGCCATATGACGATACTGTTAATGCACTTCAATCTGTTATACTGGAATATGCAACCTGTTCATCAGAAAAACTTATGCAACATCGAATAGCTGTGCGTAAAGTCTCTGAAGAATGTTCATGGGAGAAATTTTTCCCATATTATATTCAATCATATCATTCTGCACTTGCAAAAGCCAACGAGCGTATCAGCATACATGAACCACAAAAACAAACAAACACACTTGTTATTACAGGTGTATCAAAAACACCTAATCTTAGAATGCTTACAGCAATTAACCAACTTCCACAAAAACTTGGACGACTCAGAGAAGTTGTGAATAATGTTTGGTGGACCTGGCAGCCTGAAGCAGAAACCATCTTCACTTTACTGAGCAAAGAACTATGGAAACAATCAGGCCATAACCCACTCAAAATGCTTGAAGATATATGCCCTGCAGCCCTTATGGCAGCAGAAAAAAATACAGAAATACAGGAATGTTATAACGAATTGATCACAAAATTTGATGAATATATGAAGAATAAACCTCACACAACTGATCCTTCTATTTCATCTTACCATCCTATTGCATATTTCTCTACAGAATATGGCTTACATGAGAGCATCCCGCTCTACTCTGGTGGATTAGGTATCCTTTCTGGCGATCATCTTAAGGCAGCTAGTGACTTAAACATTCCCATGGTTGCTATAGGACTTTTATACAAAAATGGCTATTTCCAACAACGAATAGATGCTCAAGGCAATCAAATTGCTATGTATCCTGAAAATAACTTCTCTCTTCTTCCTATTTCTCTTGTAAAAACACTTCAAGGAGATCCTGTTAGAATAGAGCTAGATCTTTTCCCAGGAAGACAACTTTTTGCACAAGTATGGAAAATGCAAGTAGGTCATGTACCACTCTACTTACTTGACACTGATATTCCACAAAATATTCTAGACGATCGAAGAATTACAGCACGACTTTATGAATCAGATAGAGACTGTAGAATACGACAAGAAATTCTATTAGGAATGGGTGGTGTAAGATTATTGAATCTACTTAAGATTATGCCTTCTATCTACCACATGAATGAAGGGCACTCTGCTTTTATGATTTTAGAAAGAATTCGTAACCTGATGCTTTGGTTCAATCTACCATTCAATACAGCTCAAGAATGTGTACGTGGTAATACAGTATTTACTACACATACACCTGTTGATGCTGGTAATGAACGATTTGATCCTAGTTTAATGGAAAAATATTTTTCAGATTATGCAAAATCTGTCAACCTTACATGGAATGACTTCATGAGTCTTGGCAGATTTTCCACAAATGATAGAAACATGTTTGAAATGACACTCCTTGCTATTCGGAATGCAAATAAAGTAAATGGAGTTAGTAGATTACATAGCCAAGTCTCTAAACATATGTGGGCTAATAATTGGAAAGGATTACCTGTTCCTGAAATACCTATTGGATATGTTACAAACGGAGTACATATTGCATCTTATGTTGGAGAACATACACGAAAACTTCTCAAAAAGTATGTGCATGAATTATGGGATAGCCTACCCACATCCCATGAGGCATGGAAAAATGTTGCACAAATTCCTGATGAAGAATTATGGAAAGCTAGGTTAGAACAAAAGCAGCCTCTTCTTAATGTAATAAAACATCTGGCTATGTCATCTAACCTCTCCTATAAAATCTTTGCAGAAGAACAGCAGAGTATTATACAACAGCTTTCTGAAGATGTACTTATTATTGGATTTGCAAGACGCTTTGCTCCATATAAAAGAGCTAATCTTATTCTTGCTAACCCTGACAGATTACACCATATTCTGAACAACCCTCAAAAACCAACAATTCTTGTTTTTGCTGGTAAAGCACATCCAGCTGATCAACAAGGGATTGATCTTATAAAACAAGTAATAAACTATACAAAAGATCCTAGATTTTATGGTAAAATATTCTTTATAGAAAATTATAATCTTGCTATTGCAAAAATTCTTCTACAAGGCTGTGATGTTTGGCTTAATACTCCACGTCGGCCATATGAAGCATGTGGTACAAGTGGTCAAAAAGTAGGTGCTAATGGTGGACTTAATCTTAGTATTGCTGATGGATGGTGGTGTGAAGGCTACAACAGTCATAATGGTTGGACAATTGGCAAAGAAATCGTAGACATATTACCTGAATCCGAGCAATGTGACTATAGTGATGCAGAATCCTTATATAGCCTTTTAGAAGAATCTGTACTTCCACTATATTTTAAAAAGGACACAAATAGCTTTTCTCCTTCATGGATAGCAATGGTCAAAAATGCTATGCAAACCCTTATCCCTGAATTTAATGCTGAAAGAATGCTTCATCAATATTTAGATGATTATTATCTTCCACTTGCAAAAAATCAGGTAACCTTTAGAGGTGATAACTTTGCTATTCCAAAACAAATTACCAAATGGAAACAAGGACTTGAACAACGCTTTGCTACCATTAAAATACGTAATGTCCAAATTGAAGGTTTAACAGAAGATACTGTGCTTTATGGAGAACCTCTTACTATTACTGTAACGCTTAGTCCTGAATCAATGAAAGTTGATGAACTTCTAGTTCAACTTGTTATAGGTCCTGGAAAAGATAATACATTTACAGAAATGCCAGATGTGTTAACACTCATGGTATCACAGCAATCTGGTAAAGAGGTTACATTCTCTGGAGTATATAATATTAAATATAATGGACCTAATGTTTATGGAATACGTATCTTACCTACAATGCCAGGGTTACTTTCACCATATGAAACAGGGCTTATCCTTTGGGTATAA
- the argB gene encoding acetylglutamate kinase gives MDMEKARLRSHMLIESLPYLQKFQGKVIVIKYGGHAMKDTLLKQSFAQSIALLNLVGIHPIVVHGGGPQIGNMLSRLNIQSEFREGLRVTDKATMDVVEMVLAGSVNKEIVNQVNQAGAKAVGLSGKDGAFILAEKNDLILTKENQPPEIINLGNVGRVVHIETSLLYTLIEKGFIPIIAPVGTDNKQTYNINADEVAGAIAGALKATRLLLLTDVEGILDLNKKLIQSIYLEDTPKLFSDGIVFGGMIPKLQCCIEAIEQGVEKVVILDGRLEHSILLELFTDQGVGTEIVKKPV, from the coding sequence GTGGATATGGAGAAAGCAAGACTTCGATCTCATATGTTGATTGAAAGTTTACCGTATTTACAAAAATTTCAAGGAAAAGTGATTGTCATAAAGTATGGCGGTCATGCAATGAAAGATACATTGCTGAAACAATCCTTTGCTCAAAGTATAGCATTACTTAATCTTGTAGGTATTCATCCTATTGTAGTTCATGGAGGAGGACCACAGATTGGCAATATGTTATCTAGATTAAATATTCAGTCTGAATTTCGTGAAGGATTACGTGTAACAGACAAAGCCACCATGGATGTTGTTGAAATGGTATTAGCTGGTTCTGTTAATAAAGAAATTGTAAACCAAGTAAATCAAGCAGGAGCTAAAGCTGTTGGACTTTCTGGAAAAGATGGAGCATTCATTCTTGCTGAAAAAAATGATTTAATTCTTACAAAAGAAAATCAACCTCCTGAAATTATCAATCTTGGGAATGTTGGACGAGTTGTTCATATTGAAACATCATTGCTATATACATTGATTGAAAAAGGCTTCATTCCAATTATTGCTCCTGTTGGAACAGATAATAAACAAACATATAATATTAATGCTGATGAAGTAGCAGGAGCTATTGCAGGTGCTTTAAAAGCCACAAGACTTCTTTTACTTACAGATGTAGAAGGTATCTTAGATCTTAATAAAAAGCTTATTCAATCTATTTATTTAGAGGATACACCTAAACTGTTTAGTGATGGTATTGTTTTTGGTGGTATGATACCTAAACTACAATGTTGTATAGAAGCTATTGAACAAGGTGTCGAAAAAGTGGTAATTCTTGATGGTCGGTTGGAACATTCCATTTTACTTGAGTTATTTACTGATCAAGGTGTTGGAACAGAAATTGTCAAAAAACCAGTATAA
- the hslU gene encoding ATP-dependent protease ATPase subunit HslU: MNELTPREIVVELDKYIIGQEQAKRMVAIAVRNRWRRQQLQEGLRDEVAPRNIIMIGPTGVGKTEIARRLAKLCHAPFIKVEATKYTEVGYVGRDVESMIRDLMEISINLVRKEEAEKVRERAEVLAEERLLDLLLPIGENRDATREKLRSLFRQGHLKDREVDIEVQEQTQPIGILNVPGMEQIGNQMKDAFSRIFPQKTHRRKMKVSAAWEHLVGEESNRLVDNDKLTDLARERVEQMGIVFIDEIDKLASASQHRSSDISREGVQRDLLPIVEGSAVNTKYGLIKTDHILFIAAGAFHLSKPSDLIPELQGRFPLRAELEALGKNEFYRILTEPDNALTRQYEALLETEGVKIVFTDDGLKEISAFAEDVNTQTENIGARRLHTIMEKILADISFDAPEKFGTTLEVTKEYVVSYLEDIRANTELSRFIL, encoded by the coding sequence ATGAATGAACTTACACCACGTGAAATTGTTGTTGAACTTGATAAATATATTATAGGACAAGAGCAAGCAAAACGCATGGTAGCTATTGCTGTAAGAAACCGATGGAGAAGGCAACAGTTACAAGAAGGATTACGAGACGAGGTAGCTCCACGTAATATTATTATGATAGGACCTACAGGTGTTGGAAAAACAGAAATTGCCCGAAGACTTGCTAAGTTATGTCATGCTCCTTTTATTAAAGTTGAGGCTACCAAGTATACTGAAGTAGGCTATGTTGGACGTGATGTGGAGTCTATGATTCGTGATCTTATGGAGATATCCATTAATCTTGTCAGGAAAGAAGAGGCAGAAAAAGTACGTGAACGAGCAGAAGTTTTGGCAGAAGAAAGACTTTTAGATTTGTTACTTCCTATAGGAGAAAATCGTGATGCTACACGTGAAAAATTAAGAAGTCTTTTTCGACAAGGTCATCTTAAAGATCGAGAAGTCGATATTGAAGTGCAAGAACAAACACAGCCTATTGGTATTTTAAACGTTCCTGGAATGGAACAAATAGGTAATCAGATGAAAGATGCATTTAGTCGTATCTTTCCACAAAAAACACATCGTCGAAAAATGAAAGTAAGTGCTGCTTGGGAACACCTTGTAGGAGAAGAGTCTAACCGACTTGTTGATAATGATAAACTTACAGATTTAGCACGGGAACGCGTAGAGCAAATGGGTATTGTTTTTATAGATGAAATTGACAAGCTTGCAAGTGCATCACAGCATCGCTCTTCTGATATTTCTAGAGAAGGTGTGCAACGTGACTTGCTTCCTATTGTCGAAGGAAGTGCAGTAAATACTAAATATGGTCTGATTAAGACAGATCATATTCTATTTATTGCTGCTGGAGCATTTCATTTATCAAAACCTTCTGATCTTATTCCTGAGCTCCAGGGTCGTTTCCCATTAAGAGCAGAACTTGAAGCATTAGGTAAAAACGAATTTTATCGTATATTAACTGAGCCAGATAATGCTTTAACAAGACAATATGAAGCATTATTAGAAACAGAAGGTGTAAAAATTGTTTTTACAGATGATGGGTTAAAAGAAATTTCAGCATTTGCTGAAGATGTGAATACACAAACGGAAAATATTGGTGCCCGTCGTTTACATACAATTATGGAAAAAATTCTTGCAGACATCTCTTTTGATGCACCAGAAAAGTTTGGAACTACATTGGAAGTAACAAAAGAGTATGTCGTTTCATATCTTGAAGATATACGTGCTAATACAGAGTTAAGCAGATTTATTCTTTAA
- a CDS encoding ABC transporter ATP-binding protein yields MFLEVNDLHARYGAEEVLHGVSLYANEGEIVSILGANGAGKTTTLLSISGIVKVTKGSIVFRGKDLSSLPSYMITRQGVCQSPEGRRVFGVLTVFENLQLGAFTIQDKNLIRKTLDWIFELFPRLYERKEQLAGTLSGGEQQMLAIGRALMGQPRLLLLDEPSLGLAPLIVKSIFNAVQHINKLGVTILIVEQNARAALKLANRGYVLELGRIVIEDTAKNLLGNPEIQKAYLGR; encoded by the coding sequence ATGTTTCTAGAAGTAAATGATTTACACGCAAGATATGGTGCAGAAGAGGTTTTACATGGTGTATCTCTTTATGCAAATGAGGGAGAAATTGTAAGTATTTTGGGTGCAAATGGAGCTGGTAAGACAACGACATTACTTTCTATTAGTGGGATTGTAAAAGTAACAAAGGGTTCAATTGTTTTTAGAGGTAAGGATCTCTCTTCATTACCTAGTTACATGATTACACGACAAGGTGTTTGTCAATCTCCAGAAGGTAGACGTGTTTTTGGTGTTTTGACTGTCTTTGAAAATTTACAACTTGGTGCTTTTACTATTCAAGATAAAAATTTGATAAGAAAAACATTAGACTGGATTTTTGAACTTTTCCCTAGATTATATGAGAGAAAAGAGCAGTTGGCTGGTACGCTTTCTGGTGGAGAACAACAAATGCTTGCTATTGGTAGAGCCCTTATGGGTCAGCCTCGCTTGCTTCTACTTGATGAGCCATCTTTAGGATTAGCACCTCTTATTGTTAAATCAATTTTTAATGCAGTACAGCATATTAATAAACTTGGAGTTACTATTCTTATTGTTGAGCAAAATGCTCGAGCAGCACTAAAACTAGCAAATCGTGGGTATGTATTAGAGTTAGGCAGAATAGTAATAGAAGATACTGCTAAGAACTTATTAGGTAATCCAGAGATTCAAAAAGCATATTTAGGTAGGTAA
- a CDS encoding ABC transporter ATP-binding protein: MTLLSLNNVTKFFGGLIAVNNVSFEIKQGSIIGLIGPNGAGKTTIFNLITGNSIPNKGEICFAGQSIQGMKPYAIVNLGIARTFQSIRLFPYLSVIENVLIGRHCRMQSGFFSCMFRFSSQRQEEQAAIERAISELEFVGLASYSIDQAKSLSYGNQRLLEIARALASDPKLIILDEPAGSMNDPETNVLIKLIHAIKERGITILLIEHDMHLVMNVCERLLVLESGTLIASGHPENIQRDPRVIQAYLGQDD, translated from the coding sequence ATGACACTTCTTTCTCTTAATAACGTAACAAAATTTTTTGGCGGGTTGATAGCTGTAAACAATGTTTCTTTTGAAATTAAACAGGGAAGTATTATAGGTCTTATAGGGCCAAATGGAGCTGGTAAGACAACTATATTTAATTTAATTACAGGAAACTCTATTCCTAATAAGGGAGAGATTTGTTTTGCAGGACAATCTATTCAAGGAATGAAGCCTTATGCTATTGTAAATCTTGGTATTGCTCGAACATTTCAATCTATACGCCTTTTCCCATATCTTTCTGTTATTGAAAATGTTCTTATTGGTAGGCATTGTAGAATGCAATCAGGTTTCTTTAGCTGTATGTTTCGTTTTTCTTCACAACGTCAGGAAGAACAAGCAGCTATTGAGCGTGCTATAAGTGAACTTGAATTTGTTGGGTTAGCTTCCTATTCTATAGATCAGGCAAAAAGTCTTTCCTATGGTAATCAGCGGTTACTAGAGATAGCTAGGGCCCTAGCTTCTGACCCAAAACTTATTATTCTTGATGAACCTGCTGGGAGCATGAATGATCCAGAAACAAATGTTTTAATTAAGCTCATACATGCAATTAAAGAAAGAGGTATTACTATACTTCTTATAGAACATGATATGCATCTTGTAATGAATGTATGTGAAAGACTTTTAGTGCTTGAGTCTGGAACATTAATTGCTTCTGGTCATCCAGAGAATATACAAAGAGATCCTAGAGTTATCCAAGCATATCTTGGTCAAGATGACTAG
- a CDS encoding branched-chain amino acid ABC transporter permease, which produces MSRIRRYCSLLLGVCIAILPLFLNNYWIDVASNVGLYVLLALSLNVILGQTGIFHMGHSAFYAVGAYFTAICNTYYQIPILWLLPLAGFTTAFFALIIVRPILSLRGDYLLIVSIGIVEIVRIALTNDICGITGGANGIFGISRPTIGDIVIRTTTQFYYLIWGIVLLTMLLFSWLFSSRYGRAFNSIKEDEVAAEGSGINIIHYKWLAFVVGAFWAGIAGNLFASKMTVISPTSFTIWESVIIFVIVILSGGSQLGVILGTCFVIALPEIFRSLADARMLIFGLAMMIMMIVRPQGLLPPLPRVYNIRNLLHKKHSDFGSPIAPRQN; this is translated from the coding sequence ATGAGTAGAATAAGACGATATTGCTCTCTATTACTAGGAGTTTGTATTGCTATCTTACCACTTTTCCTTAATAATTATTGGATTGATGTTGCTTCAAATGTTGGTCTTTATGTTTTACTTGCGTTATCTCTTAATGTTATTCTTGGCCAAACAGGGATTTTTCATATGGGGCACTCAGCATTTTATGCTGTTGGAGCTTACTTTACTGCTATTTGTAATACATACTACCAGATCCCTATTCTTTGGCTATTACCTTTAGCTGGTTTTACTACAGCTTTTTTTGCTCTTATTATAGTACGGCCCATTCTTTCCTTAAGAGGAGATTATCTTCTTATTGTTAGTATTGGTATTGTAGAAATTGTAAGAATTGCACTTACTAATGATATTTGTGGTATTACTGGTGGTGCTAATGGAATTTTTGGTATATCTCGTCCTACTATTGGTGATATAGTTATTCGTACAACTACTCAGTTTTATTATCTAATATGGGGTATTGTTCTTTTGACTATGCTCCTTTTTTCTTGGTTATTTTCATCCCGATATGGTAGAGCTTTTAATAGTATAAAAGAAGATGAGGTAGCAGCTGAAGGTTCTGGAATTAATATTATTCACTATAAGTGGTTAGCATTTGTTGTTGGTGCATTTTGGGCAGGAATAGCTGGGAACCTTTTTGCAAGTAAGATGACTGTTATTTCTCCAACTTCATTTACTATTTGGGAATCTGTCATTATTTTTGTTATTGTTATTTTATCAGGTGGAAGTCAATTGGGTGTGATTTTAGGAACATGTTTTGTTATTGCATTGCCAGAAATATTTCGGAGCCTTGCAGATGCGAGAATGCTTATTTTTGGCTTAGCAATGATGATTATGATGATTGTCAGACCTCAAGGTTTATTACCACCATTACCTCGTGTCTATAATATTCGAAATCTTTTACATAAGAAACATTCTGATTTTGGATCACCTATTGCTCCTAGACAGAATTAG
- a CDS encoding branched-chain amino acid ABC transporter permease, with product MIEFFQQIINGVAIGGIYALVALGYTMVYGVLKLINFAHGELFTIGAYIGFTLLFSLGLSTLAEPIAIGLVMFTIFVIVAFLGVLLERTAYRPLRKANRLSAVVSALGASIFLQNAIMLIYGGNFYVYPETFFPSLSLDIFGVHISFMRLIIISISFFLMVTLYFFVNKTSIGMAIKAVAIDQITARLMGINVNKIISLVFFIGAGLGGIAGVMVGMYYGQISFTMGWLYGLKAFTAAILGGIGNIPGAMLGGLLLGVVETLAASYLSIGWKDAVAFFILIIILVVRPTGLLGERVADKL from the coding sequence ATGATTGAATTTTTTCAACAGATTATTAATGGAGTAGCAATAGGGGGAATTTATGCCCTAGTTGCTCTTGGTTATACCATGGTATATGGCGTGCTTAAATTGATTAACTTTGCACATGGAGAACTTTTTACCATTGGTGCATACATAGGATTTACTCTTTTATTTTCCTTAGGTTTATCAACACTTGCAGAACCTATTGCTATTGGTTTAGTGATGTTTACTATATTTGTTATAGTTGCATTTTTGGGCGTTCTTCTTGAACGTACAGCTTACCGTCCTCTAAGAAAAGCAAATAGATTATCTGCTGTTGTTTCAGCTTTAGGTGCATCTATTTTTTTACAGAATGCTATTATGCTTATTTATGGTGGAAATTTTTATGTATATCCAGAAACATTTTTCCCTTCACTTAGTTTAGATATTTTTGGGGTACATATTTCTTTCATGCGACTTATTATTATTTCTATTTCATTTTTCCTCATGGTAACTTTATATTTTTTTGTTAATAAGACATCTATAGGAATGGCTATAAAAGCTGTTGCAATTGATCAAATTACTGCACGGCTTATGGGTATTAATGTAAACAAAATTATTTCTCTTGTTTTTTTTATTGGTGCTGGCCTTGGCGGTATTGCAGGTGTAATGGTAGGTATGTATTATGGCCAAATTTCTTTTACTATGGGCTGGCTATATGGTTTAAAGGCATTCACTGCAGCTATTTTAGGAGGAATAGGAAATATTCCAGGAGCAATGTTAGGAGGGTTATTATTAGGAGTAGTTGAAACATTAGCTGCCTCTTATCTTTCTATTGGGTGGAAAGATGCTGTTGCTTTTTTTATTTTGATTATCATTTTGGTTGTTCGACCAACAGGTCTTCTTGGTGAGAGGGTAGCAGACAAATTATGA
- a CDS encoding branched-chain amino acid ABC transporter substrate-binding protein — MKKWLRILLLAICVNIFVGNAFCEEVIRIGLMCPLTGKWANEGQEMQNIVKLLAENVNNLGGVNGKRVELIIEDDASDPRTAALAAQKLVSSGVVAIIGTYGSSITEATQNIINEAGIVQIATGSTSNRLTDKGLPLFFRTSPRDSDQGIVAADVISQKGYKSIAILHDNSSYAKGLAQETRRELEKKGSSVVFFDALTPGEQDYTAILTKIQTTNPDLIFFTGYFPEAGLLLRQKSEMNWSVPIMGGDATNNTDLVKIAGKQAAKGYFFLSPPTAYDFNTPEAKAFFMEYKKQYHKLPSAIWPIFAGEAFNVIIEALKQGKDSPKSIAFYLKHTLKDFPGLTGPISFDEQGDRIGNFYKVYYVDEQGTFILEK; from the coding sequence ATGAAGAAATGGTTGAGAATATTATTACTAGCTATATGTGTTAATATATTTGTAGGAAATGCTTTTTGTGAGGAAGTGATTCGTATAGGCTTAATGTGTCCACTTACAGGAAAGTGGGCAAATGAAGGTCAAGAGATGCAAAATATTGTAAAATTATTAGCAGAAAATGTTAATAATTTAGGTGGAGTTAATGGAAAAAGGGTTGAGCTTATTATTGAGGATGATGCAAGTGATCCTCGAACAGCAGCATTAGCTGCTCAAAAACTTGTTTCCTCTGGTGTGGTAGCAATTATTGGTACTTATGGTTCATCTATTACAGAGGCAACACAAAATATTATTAATGAAGCTGGAATTGTACAAATTGCTACAGGTTCTACAAGTAATAGGTTAACAGATAAAGGATTACCACTATTTTTTCGTACAAGCCCTCGTGATAGTGATCAAGGTATAGTAGCCGCAGATGTCATTAGTCAAAAAGGATATAAGTCTATAGCAATACTACACGATAATTCTTCTTATGCAAAAGGGTTAGCACAAGAGACAAGGAGAGAACTTGAAAAAAAAGGTAGCTCTGTTGTATTTTTTGATGCGCTTACACCAGGTGAACAGGATTATACTGCTATATTAACTAAAATCCAAACAACAAATCCTGATCTGATTTTTTTCACAGGTTATTTCCCTGAGGCTGGTTTATTACTCCGTCAAAAGTCAGAGATGAACTGGTCTGTTCCAATTATGGGTGGAGATGCAACAAATAATACAGATCTTGTTAAAATTGCAGGAAAACAAGCTGCTAAAGGATACTTTTTTTTGAGTCCTCCTACAGCATATGACTTTAATACACCTGAAGCAAAAGCATTTTTTATGGAATACAAAAAACAATATCATAAGTTACCTAGCGCTATTTGGCCTATTTTTGCTGGTGAAGCATTTAATGTGATTATTGAAGCTTTAAAGCAAGGAAAAGATTCTCCTAAATCTATTGCATTTTATTTAAAACATACACTAAAGGATTTTCCTGGGTTGACAGGGCCAATTTCTTTTGATGAGCAGGGAGATCGTATAGGGAATTTTTATAAAGTATATTATGTTGATGAACAGGGAACATTTATTCTTGAAAAATAA